In a single window of the Acidobacteriota bacterium genome:
- a CDS encoding tail fiber domain-containing protein — protein MPNKLFITLIVLCGSVSVAFAQTTAFTYQGKLIDSGQSANGNYDFQFKLFDAVSGGTQQGSTLTNPTVAVSNGVFTVTLDFGVCATCFNGTARFLEIAVRPAGSMNSYTMLAPRQPVTSTPYAIRALAATSSDSLSATCVGCVNGSQIGTVSSSSIPVPLFLNGSTGPILAVTNNGVGDGLQATTNSTANNVSAVAGVVNSTTPGVSSAGVFGLNRGTAGDGIGVWGSHRGTGWGVYGQVSGDGIGVRGLANIGTGSTGFGVYGESLGAFGVGVYGTAPLTGLAGRFDGNVKIQNGLGLGTISTPLRTFQIGADSDALFTFSPTDGMPNAGYIRFGDNTGWKLHFARNRESSGGALNTGTAGALLTIQDNGNVGLTNTSPIFRLHVVDPANTGLRVQTNSAGGTVASFGGNGDFQIDSPSLPGGRMIIKENGRVGIGTTAPDQLLSVNGNASKAGGGSWATYSDERLKNIKGRYTAGLKAILQLQPIRYEYKPDNALGIKSEGEHIGFGAQAVAKVIPEAVMKNEQGYLLINNDPIIWAAINAVKEQQAQIESLRAANAALQVRVRAVEKALRKKARSTRRH, from the coding sequence ATGCCAAACAAACTTTTCATCACGCTCATCGTCTTGTGCGGCAGCGTCAGCGTGGCGTTTGCACAGACGACAGCTTTCACCTACCAAGGCAAGCTGATTGACTCAGGCCAATCTGCCAATGGCAATTACGATTTCCAGTTCAAACTTTTCGATGCCGTGAGCGGTGGCACGCAACAGGGCAGCACGCTGACTAATCCGACCGTTGCGGTCAGCAATGGCGTCTTCACCGTGACGCTCGATTTCGGCGTGTGCGCGACGTGTTTCAATGGCACGGCGCGTTTTCTGGAAATCGCTGTGCGTCCGGCGGGCAGCATGAATTCCTATACGATGCTCGCGCCGCGTCAGCCGGTCACTTCAACGCCATATGCAATCCGCGCGCTGGCGGCGACATCGTCGGACAGTCTTTCGGCAACTTGCGTCGGTTGCGTGAACGGCAGCCAGATTGGCACCGTCAGCAGCAGTAGCATTCCCGTGCCCTTATTCCTGAACGGCAGCACCGGCCCGATTTTGGCCGTTACCAACAACGGTGTTGGTGACGGCCTGCAGGCCACTACCAACAGCACTGCAAATAATGTCTCAGCAGTGGCTGGAGTCGTCAACTCGACCACGCCAGGCGTTTCCTCCGCTGGTGTGTTCGGTCTCAATAGAGGGACAGCGGGTGATGGCATCGGCGTATGGGGGAGCCATCGAGGTACGGGCTGGGGCGTCTACGGTCAAGTATCCGGCGACGGCATTGGGGTCAGGGGGCTAGCCAACATCGGCACCGGGTCTACTGGTTTTGGCGTCTATGGTGAATCTTTGGGCGCATTTGGTGTCGGGGTCTATGGCACCGCTCCTCTTACAGGATTGGCCGGAAGATTTGACGGGAATGTTAAAATACAGAATGGCCTCGGCCTCGGCACCATCTCCACGCCTTTACGCACCTTCCAAATTGGTGCGGACTCCGACGCCCTGTTTACCTTCTCGCCGACTGACGGCATGCCCAACGCGGGCTACATCCGGTTCGGCGATAACACGGGTTGGAAGCTGCATTTTGCGCGTAACCGTGAGAGCAGCGGCGGGGCGCTCAACACCGGGACGGCGGGCGCGCTGTTGACGATTCAGGACAACGGCAATGTCGGCCTTACGAATACAAGCCCAATCTTCAGACTACACGTGGTTGATCCGGCGAACACAGGGTTGCGCGTGCAAACCAACAGCGCTGGCGGAACAGTTGCGTCCTTTGGCGGCAATGGGGATTTCCAGATTGACTCTCCAAGCCTTCCGGGTGGTAGGATGATTATTAAAGAAAACGGCCGGGTCGGCATCGGCACGACTGCACCCGATCAATTACTGTCGGTCAATGGGAACGCCTCGAAGGCAGGCGGAGGTTCGTGGGCCACCTATTCCGATGAGCGCCTGAAGAACATCAAAGGGCGCTACACCGCCGGACTCAAAGCGATCCTACAATTGCAACCGATCCGTTATGAATACAAACCCGATAATGCACTTGGTATCAAATCCGAAGGCGAGCACATCGGCTTTGGTGCGCAGGCTGTTGCCAAGGTCATTCCCGAAGCCGTGATGAAGAACGAACAGGGCTACTTGCTCATCAATAACGACCCAATCATTTGGGCGGCCATCAACGCTGTCAAAGAACAACAAGCCCAAATCGAATCCTTGCGCGCGG
- a CDS encoding tail fiber domain-containing protein translates to MGINADFSASNLTNGTAIGSGAIVNASNKVRIGNTAVTVIEGQVAYSFTSDRNQKEYFRPVNGEEVLRKLRGFNLTSWNYIGQDPQAFRHYGPMAQDFYAAFGKDEIGTIGTPTTINSGDLSGVMLSAIQELSIENEAMKAEAGNRRAEISSQQKQLEALQQQLSAQRQQIAALKALVCQTHPQAAVCKEQ, encoded by the coding sequence ATTGGAATAAATGCCGATTTTTCGGCAAGCAATCTGACGAATGGGACGGCGATCGGTAGCGGCGCCATTGTCAACGCCAGCAACAAGGTGCGCATCGGCAATACCGCTGTCACGGTGATTGAAGGACAAGTGGCGTATTCCTTCACCTCTGATCGGAATCAGAAAGAATACTTCCGGCCCGTCAACGGCGAGGAAGTTTTGCGCAAGTTGAGAGGCTTTAACCTGACCAGTTGGAATTACATCGGACAAGATCCACAAGCCTTTCGGCATTACGGCCCGATGGCGCAGGATTTTTACGCGGCGTTCGGCAAAGATGAAATCGGCACGATTGGCACGCCGACGACCATCAACAGCGGCGACCTGAGCGGTGTGATGCTCAGCGCCATCCAGGAACTTTCCATTGAAAACGAAGCGATGAAAGCGGAAGCCGGCAATCGGCGAGCGGAAATCAGCAGTCAGCAAAAGCAGCTTGAGGCTTTGCAACAACAGCTCAGCGCCCAACGACAACAAATCGCGGCGTTGAAAGCGCTGGTCTGTCAAACGCATCCGCAAGCCGCGGTTTGCAAGGAGCAATGA